Within Psychrobacter sp. DAB_AL43B, the genomic segment GCTGCGAGTTTACTGTTTTTTGCAATCGCATAACCGTCCATCGCGGATAAGTTCTGCCTCGGTATGGCAAAGGGCGAGACAATGTCTTCAGCCAATATCTGATTACGGCTTTCTAACAAGTCGTAAGTATTGATTTGTCTATTAGGTAGCGGATAGTCATTATGGTTATAAGTTTCTACGCGCTGCTTTATTTCAGAGATGAGGCCTTCAACCGTAATCATAAACTTCTACTCATTTTATTAATGTTGGACTGTTTATAACATCAGAGATACGTTATACCATAACAGCTACTTTATATCATAACAATGTCGTCACCGACAGATGATTGATTAGCCGCGGAATATATTCTCTTGCTCAAGCATCATCTCGATACCTTCGATGTCTGCTTCATTCGCTAGCGTAAACAGATAATCGCATAATGCTTGATGAAACGCTTGCTGGCTCAGCTTATTATGAATAGCAGGGACAACTTGATCATAAGTCATCTGTATGCCAGGTTCTTTATTTAATACATCAACGACGTGGAAGCCATATCTGCTTTCGATGGGGCTTGGCGCAAGTCCTGCGTCTGACTTAAATAACGCGCTTTCAAATTCTGGTACGGTTTGTCCTTTGTTAATCACACCCAACTCACCGTCTTGTTCTTTTGAAGGACAAGCAGAGTGCTGGCGTGCCAATTGAATAAATTCTGCATCGGGATTGGCATTATTTTTAATTTGTTCAATAAATTCGTAAGCGGTCTTTTTGAGCTTTAATCGCTCGTCGCCATCTTCAGGCAGACAAGCCAACAAGATATGGCGCACGTTCATAATAGGATCGGTCATATAGTCCGTAATATTTTGCTTATAGTAACGCTCACACGTTGCCATATCAGGCATGGTCGCTTGGACATTTTTATCTATCAAGGCAGAAATAGCTTGTTCTTCATCGTTTTCCCATGCCGCTTCGCCAAGGTTTGGCTCATCCAAAACCGCCAGTCTAAGTAGTTCACGTACAACCAAAGCCTGCGTCGCTAAAAATACCGCGTCTTCTTTATTTTCTGCTGGGTGATATTGCAGTTCTTGGGCGATATTTGTTCTGTCTATCATTACACCGTTTACTGTGACCGAAGGCAATTCATCACGGCTAGAAGCGATTAGGTTCTTGTGGTTGCTATGCTCCTCTGCCATTGCTTTTTCGATGAACTCTTGATCAGAATGTGGTTTTTGTAGATCGGTCAAGGTTGGCATTAAATGAACGATATCATCACCATGGCTATGATTGTGATCATGACTATGATCGTGACTGTGGTCATGACCACAATTATGACCGCTGTGCGTGTGATTGGCATCAGTAGAGGCATGAGCGGCATGGTCAGTATGAGTGTCACTATTAACGTTGTTATTTACGCTGTTACTTACGTTGTTAGTCGTCGTGTGATCAGCTGGATTGTAGGTACTGACAGTCATGGCTTTTGCTCCACTAAAGTTTTTGATAAAAGGATTCTTGTAATAGGAATCTTAAAATAAGATTGAGGTTTTATGTTAAAAACTGAATAAAAATAATAAAAAAACAGAGCCGCCTTTAAATAAATTTACTGCTATTGCATAAATTGTTTAAAAGCGGCTCTACGGCGGTGTCTGACTTATATTCTATTATCTTTAATAAAGCATTGAGATTGTTCATCATCTTCAATACTTTATTAAGTTGATAATATTAAGCCAACTCTAGGCTCATTTTAGGACCAAATGGTTCGTAATGAACGCTATCAACACCGTGGTCTAAGCTAACTAGCGCATCGATAATACTTTCCATAAATGGCATGGAACCACAGACATAAATGTCGGCGGGCTTAGGTAAATTGGCAAGCCACGCTTCATCAAGAATTTGCCCAGACTCAAAGTAGAAGATGTGCTTTTCTACGTTTTCAGCAGCGGCTAATAGCGCATTTATTTCATTATTGAAAGCATGATGCTCTTGGTTTTGGCAAGCATAAACCCAGACGATAGGGCGCTTTGGATTGGCAGTTACTTGTGCTTCTAACATCGATAAAATCGGTGTTACCCCAACCCCAGCGCTGACAAGCACTAATGGAATATCGTTTTGTTGTACTAAATCTTGGTTGAGCTCAAAATCACCAGCCGGTGCAGACAATAGAACCGTATCGCCGACTTCTAATGAGTCATGCAGATAGTTAGACACTAGCCCATTATGCTCATTACGGTTATCGCGTCTGACCGCAAACTGGATGCCTTTATCACTATTGGCTGAGAATAAAGAATAATGACGCAGGGCAATACGGTCGCTGTCGGTTGGATCTGTTTTTACCGTGATGTATTGACCAGCGCTTAGTTTAAGTTTGCTTAGGTCGATAGGTTTGTGGCTTGCTGTGTTATTGCTTTCTAAATCAGCGTTTACTGGAACGACCGTAAAGGCAGCGATATCAGTGGCGGCTTCTACTTTTTCAGTCACTTTAAATGGGGCAAAACCTTGCCACATTTCCTGCTCGTACATACCGTGTTCGACTTGGATAAATACCGAGGCAATTTCATCATAAGCTTCAGTCCAAGCATTGATGATGTCGTCATTAGCCGCTTCACCCAGTACTTCTTTTATGGCACCAAGTAAGTGGGTGCCAACGATAGGGTAGTGCTCTGGCAAAATCTGTAAGGCACGATGCTTATGACTGATTTGTGTGACTTGCGGCAATAAAGTCGTTAAGTTTTCCAAATGTTTGGCCGCTGCTAAAACCGTCATTGCTAATGCGGTCTGTTGGCGACCTAGTTTCTGATTGGTTTCATTAAAAATATCAAGCAGTTCAGGATGCCCATTAAACATATTTTTATAAAACACAGTAGTAATCGCGGTGCCGTGCTCTTCAAGTACTGGTACCGTTGCTTTGACGATTTCTAATGTTTGTGGTGAGGCCATTGTGGTTCCTTTAGTGAATATATTCACATTGATAAGTTTAGGGATTGAAGCTCAAAAAATGAACTTGGTAACAGTAATTAGATATTTAAACTGCAATGAACGCTGCAACTGGGTGCAGGATTAAGCATTCAGCAGTAAAATAATCAAGCTGTTTCCATAAGATTCATTAAAAATGAATCTTATGGTATCGTATTCCTATTTAAACATCAATGCTGTTTCACTATTGTGGTTATTTCTATTGCGAACGTTTCTCTCTCACAATTTGATAGCGGCGACCTAAATACCACACTGGCGCGCTAATAATATGAATGAGCCGTGTGAATGGGAATATCGCAATCAACGTGATACCTAGTGCCATATGCAGCTGATAGATGAGGTCAGTTTGCTCGATACGAGCTGCTGCTTGCCAAGGTCTTAAGATGGTGATGTCCTGTGCCCATCCTGCTAAATTCATCATAGTAAAGCCATCTAGATGTTTTACTGAGGTAAAGATGGATATTAATCCGAGGTTGAGCTGAATAAATAACAGCACGAGTATCAGCTTGTCAGAAAATGATGAGGTGTTGGAGATACGGTCGTCCGTAAAGCGTCGCCACATCAGCATGACCAAACCAAACCAACAAAATACCCCTGCAATACCACCGACGACCACCGCTAAAATCTGCTTATGCCCAGCACTGATAAAGCGGTCATAGAGAAAATGCGGCGTCAACATACCGAATAAATGCCCAAGCAATACCACGATAATTCCCACGTGGAATAAGTTGCTAGCAAGACGCATATTTTTGGTTCTTAGCATTTGTGATGAACCGCTCTTCCACGAATACTGAGATAAATCAAAACGTACCCAAGTACCAATGATAGCGATGGTCAATGCTATATATGGATAAACACCAAAAAGAAAGATTTGCAGCCAACTTAGATTGGCTAAAGACTGTACGCTAGGATCTGCAATATTCATATCTTCTCTCCTTATGATTGTTTAACCGGTGGATTGGTTTTAAAGTCTACCCAGTGCACAGGAGCGTCGACGATGTTTTTAGTGGGGGTGGTTCTAACACCGGCTTTTGCCGCCAGACTTTGGGTGCTGGTCTGAGAAGAACAACGCTCTTCTTGTTGCGCATCTAAGAAAGTAACCACTTCCTCTTCCCACTCTTTGTCTAATGCTTCAAAGCTGTCATCAGGCTTTTCTTTACTGATTTTTTCTTGATACTCTTCGAGCATATCAAGAGGCTTGCCAGCTATTTGCAATAGCGCATTAAAGCAGCCTTTATACATACTGCCGCGGTGTTCAAGTCTGGCAGCAAGCAAGGCAATGATATGACTGACATCGGCAATATCCATACGAATTTGAATATCATCGTCGATAACGGTTGCTTGATACGCTAAAAACTCTAGATATAAAGGCAGATAATCAGGGAGCTCTTTGACGCTAATTGCAAAGCCAGCTTCTTCATATTGACCCATCAAATCGACCATGGCTTGACCGCGATCACGCGACTCGCCATGGACATGCTCAAACAACCAAAGTGATAAAGACCGACCGCGCTCAAAAAGACCGTCATAACGCGCTTGTGCTTCAAGAGAGCCGGTATCGATTAGATCTTCAATCAAGTCAATGATTTGCGTGCGTACTTCAGGACTAATAATGGTTGATCTAGCGACAATTTCTGTGCAATCAGCCAGAGTATCGCCTAAAAATAGCTCGTTACTTGGATAGTCGATAAGTAAGCTTAGTACTTTGAGTATTTTCAATTCTGATGCGCCAATCACTGGCGGCATAATAGCGTCGATGACTGTGCTGTCGTTATGAAGTTGAGTAGTTTGCATCTTATGACTCCCATTTCTGTACAGTATCGATGAAATCACGACGATTGGTTTTGCGTTGTCCGAACATACTGTTATCAGACGTACCTGAACAGCCTTCACCAAAGGTAAAGCCACAGCCATTACGTTCAGCAAACGCATCGCTTAACGCTTCTTCGCGATGCGCGGTTGGAATCACAAAACGATCTTCGTAGTTGGCGATAGCCAAATAGCGATACATCTCTTCAACCTGGAGTTTGGTCAGACCAACATCGTCTAAGATGCTTTGAACTTCTTGCTTTTCGACCAGTTGCATGCGTTTGTAGCTACGCATAGCAAGTAGACGCTTCAATGCAAGACGAACAGGCTCTTCATCACCTGCGGTCAACAGATTGGCCAAATAACGTAACGGGATACGTAAGCTGTCGACATCTGGAATCAGACCATCCATACCGACTTTGCCCGCTTCAGCAGCATTTTGAATCGGTGATAATGGTGGTACATACCAAACCATCGGTAGCGTACGGTATTCAGGGTGTAGTGGTAGCGCAAGCTTCCAATCTACTGCCAGCTTATATACTGGTGAGCGCTGCGCAGAATCAATCACTGACTGCGGCACACCGTCTTTTAACGCTTGAGCGATAACAGCAGGGTCATTAGGATCTAAGAATAAATCCAATTGCGCAGGATAAATGTCTTTTTCGTTTGGTGTACTGGCAGCTTCGGCGATTTTGTCAGCGTCATATAATAGGACGCCTAAGTAGCGGATACGACCGACGCAGGTTTCTGAACAAACGGTTGGCAAGCCAGCTTCAATACGTGGATAGCAGAAGATACATTTTTCAGATTTACCGGATTTCCAGTTGTAATAAATCTTTTTATACGGGCAGCCTGAGATACACATACGCCAGCCGCGGCATTTTTCTTGGTCGATAAGAACAATACCGTCTTCTTCACGCTTGTAGATCGCGCCACTAGGGCAAGCTGCTACGCAAGTTGGGTTCAAGCAATGCTCGCATAGACGCGGCAAATACATCATGAAAGTATTTTCGTACTCGCCGTAGATATCCGCTTGAATGTTGTCAAAGTTTTTATCTTTGCGACGTTTTTCAAATTCCGTACCTAAAATCTCTTCCCAGTTAGGACCCCATTCAATCTTCTGCATCCGCTTGCCAGTGATGGCTGAACGTGGACGGGCAATAGGCTGATGGGTACTGATAGGAGCGGTATGAAGATGCTGATAATCGAAATCAAACGGTTCGTAATAATCATCGATTTCTGGCAAATCAGGGTTGGCAAAAATATTTGCCAATACTCTAAATTTACCACCGATACGTGGATTTATGGTGCCGTTGGCATTACGTATCCAGCCGCCTTTCCATTTGGTTTGGTTTTCCCACTCTTTGGGATAGCCAATACCGGGCTTTGATTCAACGTTGTTGAACCATGCGTATTCCATACCTTCACGGCTGGTCCAGACGTTTTTACAGGTAACTGAGCAGGTGTGACAACCGATACATTTATCAAGGTTAAGCACCATGCCGACTTGCGAACGAATTTTCATGGATCTGTGCTCCAAATATTAGTAGAAAAAGCAGCTCTTTATTCTTCAGTAAGGTCGTTTTAAAAGATGTCGTTTCAAAAGATATTGTTTAAAAAAATAAATTCTAAAACGACCTATTTTCAGCAGAAGAAAACGCTTTAATCCTCGATGGTGGTTGGTAATGGACGAGGTAATTCGTTATCTGGCTTATCTTCTAGCCAATCGATTTTTGACATCTTACGAATCACAACAAACTCATCACGGTTACAACCCACGGTGCCATAGTAGTTAAAGCCATAAGATTGCTGAGCATAGCTACCAATCATATGCGTCGGCTTCAAGATAGTACGGGTCATTGAGTTATGAATACCGCCACGCGTACCGGTCTGCTCAGAACCTGGAATATTGACCAGTTTTTCTTGAGCGTGATACATCATGGTCATGCCTTCTTTGACCCGTTGGCTGACAATGGCACGAGCGGTAAGCGCGCCGTTGGCATTAAACAGCTCAATCCAGTCGTTATCGACGATACCTGCTTTGGCAGCATCAACTTCTGACATCCAAACACAAGGTCCACCGCGGCTTAAGGTCAGCATCAATAAGTTTTCAGAGTAAGTACTATGGATGCCCCATTTTTGGTGTGGTGTTAAAAAGTTCAGTACAATCTCTTTATTACCGTTTGGCTTGGCATCTTTTACCATCGCCGTGGTTTTGGTATCGATAGGTGGACGATACTGCTGCATTTGCTCGCCAAACGCTTGCATCCAAGGATGATCTTGATAGAACTGTTGACGACCAGTCAGGGTACGCCAAGGAATCAGCTCATGGACGTTGGTATAACCGGCGTTATAACTCACTTCATCTGACTCAATACCTGACCACGTTGGGCTTGAGATGATTTTACGGGGTTGTGCGACGATATCTTTAAAACGAATTTTTTCATGTTCGCTAGATTTGGCAAGATGGGCATGCTCGCGTCCGGTAAACTCAGACAATGCTTCCCAACCTTTTACGGCGACATGACCATTGGTTTCAGGAGCCAGCATCAAAATCATCTCAGACGCATTAACCGCAGTGTCAAGGCTTGGTCGACCTTCAGAGATACCAGGCTCAGTAACTCTATGATTTAAATCACCGAGCTGTTTGACTTCGGTTTTCATATCCCAATTTAAACCTTTTGAGCCGTTGCCTAATTTTTCTAAGGCAGGACCCATAGAAGTAAATTTCTTGTAAGTATTTGGGTAATCACGCTCAACCACCATAATCATAGGGCAGTTTTTGCCGGGTACTGGTTTTTCGCCTGCTGTTTTCCAGTCAGTGCCACCGAATGGCTGCGCCAATTCGCCCGGGCTATCATGTTGCATTGGTAAGGTCACGACATCAGTTTCAACGCCCAAATGTCCTTTTGACACTTCAGAGAAGGTCTTGGCAATGCCTTTATAAATTTCCCAATCCGTTTTAGATTCCCAAGCAGGGTCGGTCGCCGCAGTGAGTGGATGGATAAAGGGATGCATGTCTGAGGTATTCATGTCATCTTTTTCATACCATGTCGCCGTTGGTAGGACGATATCTGAATACATGCAGGTCGATGACATACGGAAGTCTAACGTGACAACCAAATCTAATTTACCAGTAGGGCCTTTTTCTACCCAATCGACTTCTTTTGGTTGCAGGTGACCTGCGGCATTTTCTTCATTGAGTAAGCCATTTTTGGTACCCAAGAAGTACTTGAGCATATATTCATGACCTTTACCCGATGAGCCCAAGAGGTTTGAGCGCCAGATAAACATGTTGCGCGGGAAGTTGTCTGGGTTGTCTGGCGATTCACAAGCAAAGCGTAGGTTGCCATCTTCAAGAGAATCGACAACATACTCTTCCACGTCTTTACCACTTGCTTTGGCTTTAGCGGCGATAGTCAGTGGGTTGCAGTTAAATTGCGGGGCAGAAGGAAGCCAGCCTGCGCGCTCTGCTTGAATGTTGTAGTCCAGCATGTGTTCTGGGAAAAATTTCTTATCGACAAGTGGCGAGAGTATTTCATGGGCAGAAATAGTTTCATGACGCCACTGTGAGCTGTGCGCATAGAAAAAGCTGGTACCAGCCATTTGGCGTGGTGGACGCATCCAGTCGAGCGCAAAGGCAAGAGGTAACCAGCCTGTTTGTGGACGCAGTTTTTCTTGACCAACATAATGCGCCCAACCGCCACCAGATTTACCGATACAGCCACAAAGCATGAGCATATTGATGACGCCGCGATAGTTCATATCGAGGTGATACCAGTGATTCATACCAGCGCCGATGATAATCATCGATTTACCATGTGTCTTATGCGCGTTTTCTGCGAACTCACGGGCAACTTGAATGACACGCTCACGGCTCAAACCAGTGATAACTTCTTGCCAAGCAGGAGTTCCTGGTACAGTCGCATCGTCATAGTCATCAGTAACATGCTCGCCACCAACACCATTATCTACACCAAGGTTGGCAACCGTTAAATCAAATACAGTGGCGACGATAGCGGTTGTACCATCGGCAAGGGTGATTGTTTTACAAGGAACGGTTTTTTGTTGTATGGCTTCGCCTGGTACTGACGCAAAATGTGGGTGTTCAACATGACCAAAGTAATCGAAGCCTACTAGGCAGGTTTCATTGCTGTCTTTCAACGTCAGTGTTAGATCAATATCTTCGCCTGTGGTACCATTTTTCTGCTCAAGATTCCACTTACCTTTTTCACCCCAACGATAGCCGATAGAACCGAGCGGAGAAACCAGTTCCCCATCACTGTTCAGTCCAATGGTTTTCCATTCTGGGTTGTTTTCTTGCCCTAAGTTATCAATTAAGTCAGAAGCGCGTAGATAGCGACCAGCATGGCGTGCGCCTTCTTCACCTTCTAGCATGACTAGGACGGGTAAGTCGGTATAGCGCTTGGCATAGCCTAGGAAATAATCACTTGGCTGCTTGAGATAAAACTCTTTGATAATGACATGGCAGAATGCTTGCGCAACGGCAGCATCGGTACCTTGTTTAGGGTTCAGCCATAAATCCGTTAATTTAGAGACTTCCGCATAATCAGGGGTGATTGAGACCGTCTTGGTGCCTTTATAACGAACTTCAGTGAAGAAATGCGCATCGGGTGTACGGGTTTGTGGGACGTTTGAGCCCCAAGCGATAATATAGTCAGAATTGTACCAATCGGCTGATTCTGGCACGTCAGTCTGCTCGCCCCAGACCATCGGCGAGGCTGGCGGTAAGTCACAATACCAGTCGTAAAATGATAAACAAACACCACCAATTAGCGATAAATAACGACTCCCAGCGGCGTAACTGACCATCGACATTGCAGGAATCGGAGAGAAGCCGATGATACGGTCAGGACCAAAAGTTTTGGCGGTATAAACGTTACTGGCAGCGATGATTTCGTTGACCTCAGCCCACGTTGAGCGGATGAAACCACCTAAGCCGCGCTTAGATTTATATTGTTCAGCTTTGATAGGGTCTTGGACGATACTGCCCCACGCGTCTACTGGATCAGGATATTGAGCTTTTGCTTCGCGCCATAATTTGAGGAGCGGCTTACGAACTTTAGGATATTTCACACGGTTGGCAGAATACATATACCAGCTGTAGCTTGCGCCACGAGGACAGCCACGCGGTTCGTGGTTTGGTAGGTCTGGACGGGTTTCTGGATAGTCGGTTTGCTGAGTTTCCCACGTGACTAAGCCATTTTTTACGTAGATTTTCCACGAACAAGAACCGGTACAGTTGACGCCATGCGTTGAACGCACCACTTTGTCATACTGCCAACGGCTACGATACACGTTTTCCCAATCACGAGACTCATCGCGCGTCTCGCCATGCCCATCGGAGAATTCGCCCTTTTTACGTTTAAAAAAACGGAATTGGTCGAGTAAATGGCTCATTTCGCTATCCTCTGTATTATTGCCTATGGTGTATCTAAAGCTGAATGGCGCAGTACAAATAATCGCTGCTCACGCTGTAAATATTTTTCGATGGTGTCATTTTAAGTAAGCCATCACAGTCTTACTATTAGCTAACATGAGCAGAGCACTACCACCTTAGTAGTAGCTATCAAAAATAAAATCTCATCAAAAAACGGTTAAGACGGTCATTTAAAGCAGTATTAAAAACATTATTAAGAAAAACATTAAGAATATTATTAAAGTTTTTTAATAAAAAACCAAAGGCACTCATCAAAATCCTAAAAAGTAGTTGGCAAAATTTAGACAAAAAAAGTGCTACTTACATGGGTAAGTAGCACAATTAAGAGAGGTTTTTTAGCTTAAAAATTTGCGGCTTAAAAGACCATTTTTAAAAGACAGCTTTTAAGAAAATAGTTTTAGCAAGGTATTTCAGCGTTAGAACGACTGTAATACCACCACGTTAATATAATACAGAGAACATAAAAAATGATTAAGGCAATAAAAGTACCATCAACACCCAGTCCAGAACCAAACATTTTAGGGATAAAGAAAGCGCCATAGGCGGCTATTGCTGAGGTGAAACCAACCACGGCCGCTGACTCTTTACGTATCTCGATGAATAACTCTTCTGTACCCGCTTTCTCTGGTTCACGGCGATCATGAAACGTTCTGAAAATCACAGGAATCATCGTAAAGGTAGAGCCATTACCGATACCTGTCGTAATAAATAACACCATGAAGGAGATAAAGTAGCCGACGAAACTGCCCTCATTGGTTTCACTAGGTAAGAAGTACATCACCGCCAACACTGCCAAAACCATGATCACATAGTTCCAAAATGTCACTTTTGCGCCACTGGTTTTATCAGATATCCAGCCACCTAATGGGCGAAATAATGCGCCGACTAGAGGACCTAGAAAAGCAAATTTGAGTGCATCAATGGCTGGGAATGAGTTTTTAATCAACATCGGGAACGCTGCTGAAAAGCCAATGAATGACCCAAACGTCGCCATATAAAGAATACACATGATCCAGTTGTGTTTACGTTTAAAGATAATGGATTGGTCTTTAAAAGAGGCTTTTGCGGTAGCAATGTCATTCATGCCAAACCAAGCTAATGCTGAAAATAGCAGGATAAAGGGCACCCAAATAAAGCCAGCGTTTTGCAGATAAAACAATTTGCCGCTTGCAGAAACTTGTGGATCGCCGCCCAAGCTACCAAATGCGGCAACCAGTATAATCATCGGTACGACAAACTGCATCACCGAGACACCAAGATTACCAAGACCCGCGTTTAGCCCAAGCGCAGTGCCTTGCTCAGCTTTTGGATAGAAAAAAGAGATGTTAGACATGGATGACGCAAAGTTACCACCACCGAAGCCGCAAAGTAGCGCAATAATGGCAAATATCATAAATGGCGTATCAGGATTTTGAACGGCAAAGCCCATCCACAGTGCTGGAATTAATAAAGAGGCTGTCGATATCGCTGTCCAACGTCGTCCACCGAAAATAGGCACCATAAAAGAATAAAAAATCCGCAGCGTCGCACCAGATAGACCGGGTAGCGCGGCGAGCCAAAATAACTGTCCTGCATCAAAATCAAAACCAATTTCTGGTAAGCGCACGATGACCGCGCTCCATACCATCCATACCGCAAACGCTAATAGCAATGATGGAATGGATATCCATAAATTTCGACGAGCGACTTTTTTACCACCGCCTTCCCAAAATTCTTCTACTTCAGGACGCCAGTCAGTAATGAGCTTACCACCTTTGAAGTTGTAATGACTGCCCATACGATTCCTCACTTAATATCGTCTATGCTTAGTTATAATTGGTGTTTTTATCACGTTAAGTCGCTATTGAAATCGCCATAGACTATCGTTTAGATTGCCAATAATCAGTCAGTAAACTTGAGCAATGACGGCATAGCACTAACGGATTTATTCACAGGCATTTGCTATATTTGTTGCAAATGATGACTTACGGTACTGTGATATGGCGGTTATGAGTATTCATACATAGTGGTATACTGATGGCTAAAAGGGGTAGGAGGCAGGCAAAAATTTAGCGTCTAAAATAAGATTTGAGCGCATAATTTTTGCTTGTTGGTACGCTTTAATTTGCAGTTGAGATGGTTTAATTATAGGTAAAAGCCACAAATGATGAATAGCTTGCGAAGACACTCTTTATCACTCCATGCTTGGGGCGCCGTCCTTATCGTCGCTATCTTATGCTTCATGTCAGCGATAGGAAGTGGTACGCTTGCTTGGGTAGCGAAGTCAGATGCTGAGGCTATTAATACGGCAGGCTCGATACGTATGGCAGCTTATCGTATAAGTTTTCAGCTTGCGACGGATTTTTCTGATGACAACCCTTTTAGCTCAAGTTTAAATATTCGGCAAGACAGCCTTAATCTTACTCATGACAAGCAAGTTGAAAAACAGGGTAAATTGGATTTTTCTAATAAAGACACCTCTGAAAAGGTCGAAATTCTTATCGAAGATATGGAAAGTCGGCTGGAAGAATTGCAGACGTACCAGTTGACAAGTGCTAACAGAAGTACGCCCATTACCAATCAACTCAATCAGATAAAATCCCAGTGGTTTCAGGCTTTAAAGCCTGCGTTACTAGGGCAAGATAAGCAGGCGTTTTATCGCGTTTCAGTCAAGTATATTGACGATGTTAATCGCTTGGTTAGCGAGTTGCAGTACAGAAACGAACAGCGTCAGACATGGCAGCAAAACCTACAAATATTATCACTGATATTAACCATCATTATTATGCTGATTGGCATGCGCCGACTGCATCAAGCAGTGCTAACGCCTATCAAGCAACTCATCAAAGCCAATAACCAATTTAAAAGAGGTAAGACCAATACCAGAGTATCTATAACGGGTTATAGAGAATTTGAGGTGCTTGGCAATTCTTTTAATGACATGGCAAGTACGATTGAGACCTATCAGCGCTCGCTTGAGAGTGAGGTGCAGATAAAAACCCAACATCTGACAAAAGCCAATCACGTACTGTCGCTGTTTTATGATTTTTCCAAATCTATCACCACCAACCAAGTCAGCTTGTATCGTCTCGATAAGTTGGTTGCTGATTTCAGTAAGACTTTGC encodes:
- a CDS encoding nitrate reductase subunit alpha; the protein is MSHLLDQFRFFKRKKGEFSDGHGETRDESRDWENVYRSRWQYDKVVRSTHGVNCTGSCSWKIYVKNGLVTWETQQTDYPETRPDLPNHEPRGCPRGASYSWYMYSANRVKYPKVRKPLLKLWREAKAQYPDPVDAWGSIVQDPIKAEQYKSKRGLGGFIRSTWAEVNEIIAASNVYTAKTFGPDRIIGFSPIPAMSMVSYAAGSRYLSLIGGVCLSFYDWYCDLPPASPMVWGEQTDVPESADWYNSDYIIAWGSNVPQTRTPDAHFFTEVRYKGTKTVSITPDYAEVSKLTDLWLNPKQGTDAAVAQAFCHVIIKEFYLKQPSDYFLGYAKRYTDLPVLVMLEGEEGARHAGRYLRASDLIDNLGQENNPEWKTIGLNSDGELVSPLGSIGYRWGEKGKWNLEQKNGTTGEDIDLTLTLKDSNETCLVGFDYFGHVEHPHFASVPGEAIQQKTVPCKTITLADGTTAIVATVFDLTVANLGVDNGVGGEHVTDDYDDATVPGTPAWQEVITGLSRERVIQVAREFAENAHKTHGKSMIIIGAGMNHWYHLDMNYRGVINMLMLCGCIGKSGGGWAHYVGQEKLRPQTGWLPLAFALDWMRPPRQMAGTSFFYAHSSQWRHETISAHEILSPLVDKKFFPEHMLDYNIQAERAGWLPSAPQFNCNPLTIAAKAKASGKDVEEYVVDSLEDGNLRFACESPDNPDNFPRNMFIWRSNLLGSSGKGHEYMLKYFLGTKNGLLNEENAAGHLQPKEVDWVEKGPTGKLDLVVTLDFRMSSTCMYSDIVLPTATWYEKDDMNTSDMHPFIHPLTAATDPAWESKTDWEIYKGIAKTFSEVSKGHLGVETDVVTLPMQHDSPGELAQPFGGTDWKTAGEKPVPGKNCPMIMVVERDYPNTYKKFTSMGPALEKLGNGSKGLNWDMKTEVKQLGDLNHRVTEPGISEGRPSLDTAVNASEMILMLAPETNGHVAVKGWEALSEFTGREHAHLAKSSEHEKIRFKDIVAQPRKIISSPTWSGIESDEVSYNAGYTNVHELIPWRTLTGRQQFYQDHPWMQAFGEQMQQYRPPIDTKTTAMVKDAKPNGNKEIVLNFLTPHQKWGIHSTYSENLLMLTLSRGGPCVWMSEVDAAKAGIVDNDWIELFNANGALTARAIVSQRVKEGMTMMYHAQEKLVNIPGSEQTGTRGGIHNSMTRTILKPTHMIGSYAQQSYGFNYYGTVGCNRDEFVVIRKMSKIDWLEDKPDNELPRPLPTTIED
- a CDS encoding NarK family nitrate/nitrite MFS transporter: MGSHYNFKGGKLITDWRPEVEEFWEGGGKKVARRNLWISIPSLLLAFAVWMVWSAVIVRLPEIGFDFDAGQLFWLAALPGLSGATLRIFYSFMVPIFGGRRWTAISTASLLIPALWMGFAVQNPDTPFMIFAIIALLCGFGGGNFASSMSNISFFYPKAEQGTALGLNAGLGNLGVSVMQFVVPMIILVAAFGSLGGDPQVSASGKLFYLQNAGFIWVPFILLFSALAWFGMNDIATAKASFKDQSIIFKRKHNWIMCILYMATFGSFIGFSAAFPMLIKNSFPAIDALKFAFLGPLVGALFRPLGGWISDKTSGAKVTFWNYVIMVLAVLAVMYFLPSETNEGSFVGYFISFMVLFITTGIGNGSTFTMIPVIFRTFHDRREPEKAGTEELFIEIRKESAAVVGFTSAIAAYGAFFIPKMFGSGLGVDGTFIALIIFYVLCIILTWWYYSRSNAEIPC